From the Streptomyces nigrescens genome, one window contains:
- a CDS encoding PRC-barrel domain containing protein, whose amino-acid sequence MSANVWGYLPDSGYRAGTVLVGYGVEAVDGSIGKVDKHSDEVDSAHLVVDTGPWILGRRVVLPAGTVTGIDQQEQKVYVGRTKDEIKGAPDFESAGHESSADYLHQVGVYFGGFPLV is encoded by the coding sequence ATGAGTGCCAATGTCTGGGGATACCTTCCCGATTCCGGGTACCGGGCGGGCACGGTCCTTGTGGGGTACGGCGTCGAAGCTGTCGACGGGAGCATCGGCAAGGTCGACAAGCATTCCGACGAGGTGGATTCCGCGCACCTTGTCGTCGATACGGGACCGTGGATCCTCGGGCGGCGCGTCGTGCTGCCGGCCGGCACCGTGACCGGCATTGACCAGCAGGAGCAGAAGGTCTACGTGGGCCGCACCAAGGACGAGATCAAGGGGGCACCCGACTTCGAGAGCGCCGGGCACGAGAGCAGTGCGGATTACCTGCACCAGGTCGGGGTCTATTTCGGGGGATTTCCTCTGGTGTGA
- a CDS encoding glycoside hydrolase family 15 protein — MNDRQKPSDGVAGEDYLPLAEHGLIGDLRTAALVGTDGRISWFCAPRFDSPSIFGSLLDAADGGHWQISPVGDVAKRQQYYFPDTNILMTRMLTGNGIVEIQDFMPIRAEGDRNHRQRLVRRVVSVRGSSRIRTVIAPRMNYGRDPHKVETQPHGVRFTSEALELSLQANVTLRTEGQDALGDFDLAEGQSALFVLESGKPTRAEPAVDLVDTRAAEELFRSTVRFWRQWLSQSTYTGRWREMVHRSALTLKLLTHEPTGAIVAAPTLGLPEQLGGERNWDYRYVWIRDAAFSLHALLRLGFTREAQAFISWLTSCLRPAHDGDHGPLRVLYSIDGDAEMTEHVLDHWEGYRGSAPVRVGNGAAGQLQLDIYGELFDSVYLFNKHGAGISHESWMDLCAILDWLLEHWDSPDAGIWETRAGQQRHTYSRLMCWVAVERMIRMARQRGVPGDLGRWMSVRDTIYHQIMDQGWNAEEETFVQRLSGEPGQPPENILDASLLVMPMVKFLSPDDPRFRSTVKAIGENLVTDSLVFRYDPKVSPDGLDGTEGTFSICSFWWVEALSRTGRIEEARVALEKMFTYANHLGLYAEQIGMTGEHLGNFPQALTHLALISAATSLDDFMG; from the coding sequence ATGAACGACCGGCAAAAGCCGTCGGACGGAGTGGCGGGCGAGGACTATCTTCCGCTTGCCGAACACGGGCTGATCGGCGATCTGCGGACCGCGGCGCTGGTCGGGACCGACGGCCGGATCAGCTGGTTCTGTGCGCCGCGGTTCGACTCGCCCAGCATTTTCGGATCGCTGCTCGATGCCGCGGACGGCGGACACTGGCAGATCAGCCCCGTCGGGGACGTCGCCAAACGCCAGCAGTACTACTTTCCCGACACCAATATCCTCATGACGCGGATGCTGACCGGGAACGGCATCGTCGAGATCCAGGACTTCATGCCGATACGGGCGGAGGGGGACCGGAATCATCGGCAACGGCTGGTGCGGCGGGTGGTCAGTGTGCGGGGCAGCTCGCGTATCAGGACCGTCATCGCACCGCGGATGAATTACGGCCGGGATCCGCACAAGGTGGAAACGCAGCCGCACGGTGTGCGTTTCACCAGTGAGGCGCTGGAACTCTCGCTCCAGGCAAATGTGACCCTGCGGACCGAAGGCCAGGATGCCCTCGGCGACTTCGACCTGGCGGAAGGCCAATCCGCGCTGTTCGTGCTGGAGTCCGGCAAACCCACTCGCGCCGAACCCGCCGTCGATCTGGTCGATACCCGGGCCGCCGAGGAGCTGTTCCGGTCCACCGTACGGTTCTGGCGCCAGTGGCTGAGCCAGTCCACTTACACCGGCCGCTGGCGCGAGATGGTGCACCGCTCCGCGCTGACCCTCAAACTCCTCACCCACGAGCCCACCGGAGCCATTGTCGCCGCACCGACCCTCGGGCTTCCCGAACAACTCGGCGGCGAACGGAACTGGGACTATCGCTATGTCTGGATCCGTGACGCGGCCTTCTCCCTCCACGCCCTGCTTCGCCTGGGCTTCACCCGCGAGGCACAGGCCTTCATCAGCTGGCTGACCTCGTGTCTGCGCCCTGCGCACGACGGTGACCACGGCCCGTTACGGGTGCTGTATTCCATCGACGGCGATGCCGAAATGACCGAGCATGTCCTCGACCACTGGGAGGGCTACCGGGGATCCGCCCCGGTCCGGGTCGGGAACGGTGCCGCCGGGCAGCTCCAGCTCGATATCTACGGCGAACTCTTCGACTCCGTCTATCTGTTCAACAAACACGGTGCCGGGATTTCACATGAGAGCTGGATGGACCTGTGCGCCATTCTCGACTGGCTGCTGGAGCACTGGGACAGCCCCGATGCGGGCATCTGGGAGACCCGTGCCGGACAACAGCGCCACACCTATTCGCGGTTGATGTGCTGGGTGGCGGTGGAGCGCATGATCAGAATGGCCCGGCAACGTGGTGTGCCGGGTGATCTGGGACGTTGGATGTCGGTACGCGACACGATCTATCACCAGATCATGGACCAGGGCTGGAACGCGGAGGAAGAGACCTTTGTCCAACGCCTCAGCGGGGAGCCGGGGCAGCCGCCGGAGAACATTCTGGACGCCTCGCTCCTGGTGATGCCCATGGTGAAGTTCTTGTCGCCGGACGATCCGAGGTTCCGCTCCACCGTGAAGGCCATCGGCGAGAACCTCGTCACCGACAGCCTGGTCTTCCGCTACGACCCGAAGGTCTCTCCCGACGGCCTGGACGGCACGGAGGGGACCTTCTCGATCTGCTCGTTCTGGTGGGTCGAGGCGCTCTCCCGCACCGGCCGGATCGAAGAAGCCAGGGTGGCGCTGGAGAAGATGTTCACCTACGCCAATCACCTCGGTCTGTACGCGGAGCAGATAGGGATGACGGGCGAACATCTGGGGAATTTCCCCCAGGCGCTCACCCATCTCGCGCTGATCAGCGCGGCCACCAGCCTGGACGACTTCATGGGCTGA
- a CDS encoding ATP-binding protein, with product MQGVPVRAAEARNFVHDLLHKIGSPVDDLALVDALLVTTELVTNAQRHGGGLTGFTARIVEGYLEVAVEDGSAHCPTAATPRAPGATGGYGWPLIQRLARSVDITATVTGKTIRVTLPL from the coding sequence ATGCAGGGAGTACCTGTAAGAGCGGCCGAGGCGCGCAACTTCGTGCACGACCTGCTGCACAAGATAGGCAGCCCGGTCGATGATCTGGCCCTCGTCGACGCCCTGCTGGTGACCACGGAGCTGGTCACCAATGCCCAGCGGCACGGGGGCGGGCTCACCGGGTTCACCGCGCGGATCGTCGAGGGGTACCTGGAAGTGGCGGTCGAGGACGGCAGCGCGCACTGCCCCACCGCCGCCACCCCGCGCGCCCCCGGAGCCACGGGTGGATACGGCTGGCCCCTGATACAACGGCTGGCCCGCAGCGTCGACATCACCGCGACCGTGACCGGCAAGACCATTCGCGTCACCTTGCCCCTTTGA
- a CDS encoding cobalamin B12-binding domain-containing protein: protein MTLSPAPMTESLAGYVDHLWDAVVAVDEHTAVRGVFDAVDAGVPPEDVLLDIIAPVQHRVGEHWAANRMTVAQEHAATAINDRVIAALAHHRPPAAAAERGRITVACVDGEWHALPARLLAEVLRLRGWRVDFLGAQVPAPHLIAHLHRTGPQAVGLSSSIATRLPTAHAAITACQAVAVPVLVGGAAFGPDGRYARLLGADAWAPDARTAADFLSHGMPDTRPPALGHQPVDDLPHLSDQEYSLVARTAPQLVKETLTQLEERFPALRDYSERQRQHTAEDLAHITDFLATALYTDDDELFTGFLTWTRLILTTRGVPAHSLHPALDALSAQLKDFPRARRILGHARRSLDTGTRTGPGTGPGTRVDTGTGPGTGTGTRIDTRTDTGPSSGLGSSV, encoded by the coding sequence ATGACCCTCTCGCCCGCTCCGATGACGGAAAGCCTGGCCGGCTACGTCGACCACCTGTGGGACGCGGTCGTGGCCGTGGACGAGCACACGGCCGTCCGCGGGGTTTTCGACGCGGTGGACGCGGGGGTTCCGCCGGAGGACGTGCTGCTCGACATCATCGCCCCCGTCCAGCACCGGGTCGGTGAGCACTGGGCGGCGAACAGGATGACGGTGGCACAGGAGCACGCCGCCACGGCCATCAACGACCGGGTCATCGCGGCCCTCGCGCATCACCGGCCACCGGCCGCCGCGGCGGAGCGGGGACGTATCACGGTGGCCTGCGTGGACGGTGAATGGCATGCGCTGCCCGCCCGACTCCTCGCCGAGGTGCTGCGGCTGCGGGGCTGGCGGGTGGACTTCCTCGGTGCGCAGGTGCCCGCGCCGCATCTGATCGCCCATCTGCACCGGACCGGGCCGCAGGCCGTCGGGCTGTCCAGCTCGATCGCCACCCGGCTTCCCACCGCACACGCGGCGATCACCGCCTGCCAGGCCGTGGCCGTCCCCGTCCTGGTCGGCGGCGCAGCCTTCGGTCCCGACGGCCGCTACGCCCGGCTGCTCGGTGCCGACGCCTGGGCGCCGGACGCCCGCACCGCCGCCGACTTCCTCTCCCACGGTATGCCGGACACCAGGCCACCCGCACTCGGGCACCAGCCCGTCGACGACCTGCCGCACCTGTCCGACCAGGAGTACTCCCTGGTGGCCCGCACCGCCCCCCAACTGGTCAAGGAGACCCTGACGCAGCTGGAGGAACGCTTCCCCGCCCTGCGCGACTACTCCGAACGGCAGCGGCAGCACACCGCGGAAGACCTCGCGCACATCACCGACTTCCTCGCCACCGCGCTCTACACGGACGACGACGAACTGTTCACCGGCTTTCTCACCTGGACCCGGTTGATCCTCACGACCCGCGGAGTTCCCGCCCACTCACTGCACCCGGCGCTGGACGCACTCTCGGCTCAGCTCAAGGACTTCCCCCGGGCTCGGCGCATCCTCGGCCATGCCCGCCGCAGCCTCGACACCGGCACCAGGACCGGCCCTGGCACCGGCCCCGGCACCAGGGTCGACACCGGCACCGGCCCCGGCACTGGCACCGGCACCAGGATCGACACCAGGACCGACACCGGCCCCAGCTCCGGCCTCGGGTCCTCCGTATGA
- a CDS encoding PP2C family protein-serine/threonine phosphatase, which produces MVKSSGVSAATATATASVAGVDVGAAWQSAPHPVLVISPSGVVRAVNDAAAPLFPAMRAGAPFDDAPARWLADAHQRFTDPLRSEDGDPVRGPVGDRSFEARPSRAENGDVVWWLVDDTARRSAEDALRAERERTGFLAQASTELLASLNAGRCMDVTARLAAQHLADAAVVVTPPSGRRWTVSFCGPDGQVVRDKAVADPASVPGLAEALRGFPPVPSRWIDPAAVPDRFKPSALGDIGSVVVTPLPGHGVAAGALILMRRSGHAAFNESEETFARLFAARAGAAMSAARLYAEQAAITRTLMRELLPPRLEQVSGVEFAGGYRASNDTDRVGGDFYDVHAGAGPDEESLVVLGDVCGKGLEAAVQTGKIRNTLHALLPLATDHQRVLRLLNGALLDSDHTRFATLVLASVARRGGTVRLRVTSAGHPAPLVVRVDGRVEEADTRGSLVGALPEVTSKTASLDLAPGESCLLYTDGITEAMGGPMGEELFGEERLRSALSECAGLPAEAVVERIRMLAAQWVGTGRHDDMAVVAITAPHHAHLSAVDGHTRGRYTA; this is translated from the coding sequence GTGGTGAAGAGTTCCGGCGTATCCGCCGCGACCGCGACAGCGACCGCGTCCGTGGCCGGCGTCGATGTCGGTGCCGCCTGGCAATCCGCACCCCACCCCGTACTGGTCATCAGCCCGTCCGGTGTGGTGCGCGCGGTCAATGACGCCGCTGCGCCGCTGTTCCCGGCCATGAGGGCGGGTGCACCGTTCGATGATGCCCCGGCCCGCTGGCTCGCCGACGCCCATCAGCGCTTCACCGACCCCCTGCGGTCCGAGGACGGCGATCCGGTGCGCGGCCCCGTAGGGGACCGGAGCTTCGAAGCCCGCCCGAGCCGCGCGGAGAACGGCGACGTGGTGTGGTGGCTGGTCGATGACACCGCCCGCCGGTCGGCGGAGGACGCCCTGCGCGCGGAGCGCGAGCGCACCGGGTTCCTCGCCCAGGCGTCGACGGAGCTTCTCGCCTCCCTGAATGCCGGCCGGTGCATGGACGTCACTGCCCGACTGGCCGCGCAGCATCTGGCGGACGCCGCCGTCGTGGTCACCCCGCCCTCCGGACGGCGGTGGACGGTGAGCTTCTGCGGCCCGGACGGACAGGTGGTGCGCGACAAGGCCGTTGCCGACCCCGCCTCCGTGCCGGGGCTGGCCGAGGCCCTGCGGGGGTTTCCCCCCGTACCGTCGCGCTGGATAGACCCGGCGGCCGTGCCGGACCGGTTCAAGCCGTCCGCGCTCGGTGACATCGGCTCGGTGGTGGTCACCCCGCTCCCCGGGCACGGTGTGGCGGCCGGCGCGCTGATCCTCATGAGGCGTTCCGGCCACGCCGCGTTCAACGAGAGCGAAGAGACCTTCGCCCGGCTGTTCGCCGCCCGCGCCGGAGCGGCGATGTCCGCCGCGCGGCTCTACGCGGAACAGGCGGCCATCACCCGGACGTTGATGCGGGAGCTGTTGCCGCCCCGGCTGGAGCAGGTCAGCGGAGTGGAGTTCGCCGGCGGATACCGGGCCTCGAACGACACCGACCGCGTGGGGGGCGACTTCTACGACGTGCACGCGGGGGCCGGGCCCGACGAGGAGTCGCTGGTCGTCCTCGGGGATGTGTGCGGCAAGGGGCTGGAGGCCGCGGTACAGACCGGCAAGATCCGCAACACCCTGCATGCGCTGCTGCCGCTGGCCACCGATCATCAACGGGTGCTGCGGCTGCTCAACGGTGCGCTGCTCGATTCCGACCACACACGGTTCGCCACCCTGGTCCTTGCCTCGGTGGCGCGGCGGGGCGGCACCGTCCGGCTGAGGGTGACCAGCGCCGGACACCCCGCGCCGCTGGTCGTCCGGGTCGACGGCCGGGTGGAGGAAGCCGACACCCGCGGTTCCCTTGTCGGCGCGCTGCCGGAGGTGACCTCCAAGACGGCCTCGCTCGACCTTGCGCCCGGGGAGTCATGTCTGCTGTACACCGACGGGATCACCGAAGCGATGGGCGGGCCGATGGGCGAGGAGCTCTTCGGCGAGGAACGTCTGCGGTCCGCTTTGAGCGAGTGCGCGGGCCTGCCGGCCGAAGCGGTCGTGGAGCGGATCCGGATGCTCGCCGCCCAGTGGGTGGGGACCGGCCGGCATGACGACATGGCCGTGGTCGCCATCACCGCGCCCCACCATGCGCACCTCAGCGCCGTGGACGGCCACACCCGGGGCAGGTACACGGCATGA
- a CDS encoding STAS domain-containing protein, with translation MTVPPSDDRSATIATPDRHTAHLHLSGDLDHTTADELLALAVRQIAAQPGLRDLHLNCAQVRACDPMGLSVLLALHRRTSAAGIHLHLDDRPPALDRLLTVTGTLGPLTSPPGRSSSTTG, from the coding sequence ATGACCGTGCCCCCGTCCGACGACCGCAGCGCCACCATCGCGACCCCGGACCGGCACACCGCCCACCTCCACCTCTCCGGGGACCTCGACCACACCACCGCGGACGAGCTGCTCGCCCTGGCCGTCCGGCAGATCGCCGCGCAGCCCGGTCTCCGTGACCTCCACCTCAACTGCGCGCAGGTGCGGGCCTGCGACCCGATGGGGCTCTCCGTGCTGCTGGCCCTCCACCGCCGGACCAGCGCCGCCGGGATCCATCTCCATCTCGACGACCGCCCGCCCGCGCTGGACCGCCTTCTGACGGTCACCGGCACCCTCGGCCCCCTCACCTCCCCGCCGGGACGGAGCAGTTCCACTACGGGCTGA
- a CDS encoding ATP-binding protein, protein MTGTQQTPVNKAAEARDSVQELLSAHRPRVDELSMIDALLVTSELVTNAQRHGAGLAGFSARIATGVLEVTVADNSPRHPATAIGRDKFGVGGYGWPMIQKLTSCVVIVPADGGKAITVTVPLRCDRTAD, encoded by the coding sequence GTGACGGGCACGCAGCAGACCCCGGTGAACAAGGCGGCGGAGGCGCGGGACAGCGTTCAGGAGCTGCTGAGCGCGCACCGTCCGCGGGTCGATGAACTCTCCATGATCGACGCACTGCTGGTCACCTCGGAATTGGTCACCAATGCCCAGCGTCATGGTGCTGGACTCGCCGGCTTCTCCGCCCGGATCGCGACCGGTGTTCTGGAAGTGACCGTCGCCGATAACAGCCCCCGTCATCCCGCCACGGCCATCGGGCGCGACAAATTCGGGGTCGGTGGATATGGGTGGCCGATGATTCAGAAACTCACCTCCTGTGTCGTCATCGTCCCCGCCGATGGCGGCAAGGCCATTACCGTCACCGTTCCTCTCAGGTGTGACCGCACGGCCGACTGA